One Microbacterium esteraromaticum genomic window carries:
- a CDS encoding ABC transporter ATP-binding protein, producing the protein MTAVIEVRNVTKRYKDKLALDGVSLSIEKDAIYGLLGRNGAGKTTLMSILTAQNFATSGDALVFGERPYENARVLSRICFVRESQKYPDDATPTHAFRAARMFFDNWDQTFAERLIADFQLPMKTTIKKLSRGQLSAVGVIIGLASRAEITFFDEPYLGLDAVARQIFYDRLLEDYTEHPRTVILSSHLIDEVSNLIEKVIVIDEGRVLLDEDTDAVRGRASTVVGDAAKVEAWAEGREVLHRESLGRVASVTVLGHLTDADRAAVAEADLDLAPVSLQQLIVRLTQNAAQARSTTTPALAEEVR; encoded by the coding sequence ATGACCGCTGTCATCGAGGTTCGGAACGTCACCAAACGCTACAAGGACAAGCTCGCTCTCGACGGCGTCTCGCTGTCGATCGAGAAGGATGCCATCTACGGGCTGCTGGGCCGCAACGGCGCCGGCAAGACCACGCTGATGTCGATCCTCACCGCGCAGAACTTCGCCACATCCGGCGATGCCCTGGTGTTCGGCGAGCGCCCGTACGAGAACGCGCGCGTGCTCAGCCGCATCTGCTTCGTGCGCGAGAGCCAGAAGTACCCCGACGACGCCACGCCGACGCATGCGTTCCGCGCCGCCCGGATGTTCTTCGACAACTGGGACCAGACCTTCGCCGAGCGTCTGATCGCAGACTTCCAGCTGCCGATGAAGACGACCATCAAGAAGCTGTCGCGCGGCCAGCTGTCGGCCGTCGGTGTGATCATCGGCCTCGCATCCCGCGCCGAGATCACCTTCTTCGATGAGCCGTACCTCGGTCTCGATGCCGTCGCGCGTCAGATCTTCTACGACCGCCTGCTCGAGGACTACACCGAGCACCCGCGCACCGTCATCCTCTCCTCCCACCTGATCGACGAGGTGTCGAACCTCATCGAGAAGGTCATCGTGATCGACGAGGGCAGGGTGCTGCTCGACGAGGACACGGATGCGGTGCGGGGGCGTGCGTCGACGGTCGTCGGCGATGCCGCCAAGGTCGAGGCGTGGGCCGAAGGACGCGAGGTCCTTCATCGCGAATCGCTCGGCCGAGTGGCATCCGTCACCGTGCTCGGTCACCTCACCGATGCCGACCGCGCCGCCGTAGCCGAGGCCGATCTCGACCTCGCGCCGGTATCGCTGCAGCAGCTCATCGTGCGCCTCACCCAGAACGCCGCCCAGGCGCGCTCCACCACCACGCCCGCTCTTGCCGAGGAGGTCCGCTGA
- a CDS encoding GntR family transcriptional regulator: MIDEARPLFLQIAGSIEESILDGTLSEDDQAPSTNELAAFYRINPATAAKGVAMLVDKGILLKRRGIGMFVAAGARDILLAERRTAFAERYIDPLIAEAATLGLGAEDLTALLRERVRRADEHASTERSRA; the protein is encoded by the coding sequence GTGATCGACGAAGCCAGGCCGCTGTTCCTCCAGATCGCCGGGTCGATCGAGGAGTCCATCCTCGACGGCACGCTCAGCGAGGACGACCAGGCCCCCTCGACGAACGAGCTCGCCGCGTTCTACAGGATCAACCCGGCCACGGCCGCGAAGGGCGTCGCCATGCTGGTCGACAAGGGCATCCTGCTCAAGCGTCGCGGGATCGGGATGTTCGTCGCCGCCGGCGCACGCGACATCCTGCTGGCCGAGAGGCGCACCGCGTTCGCCGAGCGGTACATCGACCCGCTCATCGCCGAGGCGGCGACGCTGGGCCTCGGCGCCGAAGACCTGACCGCCCTGCTGCGCGAGCGAGTGCGGCGTGCGGATGAACACGCATCGACAGAAAGGAGCCGCGCATGA